CCCTGTTCACCCGTCCGGGAGAAGGCGAGTACAAGGGCGTCGTCCACGGAAAGTACGGCGAACCGGTCCCGCTGCCCGACGACCTCGGCGGCGACCTGCCCACTTCGGGCCTTCCCCTGTACGGAACGCCGCCCGGCTCTTGAGACGCCGAGGGCGCCACGGACAGCAGTTCACAGCGCCCTCACCCATCCCAGAGGTCAGCCGAGAACCTTGGCGATCGCGAGAGCGATCCGCTCGATCCAGTCGATCGCGTCCGTCACGTCGGCGTCGGAGATCGGGCGCCGCCGCTTGAGGTCGCCGTCCAGCAGGTCCGCGTCATGGGCGATCTTGTTGCGGCGGTCGGTGATGGAGACGTACTGCTTCTTCAGCGTCTGGTCCGTCATCCCCGTGCGGCCGTGGTTCCACTCGTTGAGCTGGACCGCGGCCTTGCCCCAGATGTTCTCCTCCGTGACCAGCTTCAGCGCCTCGCTGATCTTGCGCGGGTTCTGGAGGGAGGCGTTGGCCCACTTCGCCTTGACGTGCTCGGATACGGCGTCGGCGAGCGTGGTGGTACCCCGTCGGACCTCCTCGACCTTCTCCAGCGGCAGCTCGAACTTCGTCAGCTGGTACGGCATTCCAGGACTGTCCGCTGCGGCGAGGTCGGCCACCCGGCGGTACAGCTCCTCGTGGAACCAGTGGTCGATGGCGCTGACCGCCTGCACCCACGCGGCACGGTAGAAGTCACCGATGTCGAAGACGGGGGACTGGAAGGCAGCCAGGCTCTGGCCGGCGAGGACCATCTTCCGGGCGTACTCGATGTTGGTCTTGAACGCCTGGAACTCGCGCGTCTGCGGATGCGGAACTGCCATGGGATGCCCCCGTCTCGCTGATTGATCGAGATCAAGACTTCCGGCGGGACGGGGGCGGGTCAACTCAGTTGCGGGTTAAGCGCCTTCCCCTGGCTGGATCTCGTCAGTGTCGACCGAGATCTCGCCACCGAGCGCCTCCGCGATCGCGGCGAACTCGCTGAGCGCGGCCTGCAAGTCCTCCACGATCTCCTGCGCGATCACCTCGGGCGGCAGCAGGCTGTCGGCGTCGTCGAGGGCCGGGTCCTTCATCCAGGTGATGTCGAGGTTCACCTTGTCGCGGGCGATGAGTTCGTCGTACTCGAAGCACTTGAAGCGCTCGGTCTCGACGCGCTCGCTTCGGTCCTTGCCCGGCAGGTAGGCCTCGACGAACTCCTCCAGGGCAGCGCGAGTGAGCGGGTGCTGCTTGAGGGTGAAGTGCTTGGCGGTGCGGAAGTCGTAGACCCAGAGCTTCGAGGTGTTGTGCGCTCCTCCGCTACGCGGGGGCTTCTTCTCGAAGAACAGGACGTTGGCCTTTACGCCGCCCGCGTAGAAGATGCCGGTGGGCAGACGAAGGATCGTGTGCAGATCGAAGTCTTCGAGCAGGCGACGTCGGATCTTCTCGCCGGCGCCACCCTCGAAGAGCACGTTGTCGGGGAGAACAACCGCCGCGCGGCCATTCATCTCCATCAGCGACATGATGTGCTGGAGGAAGTTCAGCTGCTTGTTGGTGGTGGTGGCGCGGAAGTCATCTCGGTCGTAGGAGATGTCCTGCTTGTCGGCCTTGCCGTCGGTGCCGACGATGGTGATCGCGGACTTCTTGCCGAAGGGCGGGTTCGCGAGGACCAGGGAAGCGTGCTGCTTGGGCTGTTCGGCGAGCGCGTCCCCCTCGGTGATGAGTGACTTGCCGTCAGCGTCCCCGATGCCGTGCAGCAGCATGTTCATCGCGGCGAGGCGAGCGGTACCGGTGACCAGCTCGTTGCCCCAGATCTTGCCGTCCCCGAGCGCGAGCCGCTCCTCGCGGGAGAGGTTCTGCATGTGGTGCTTGCGGATGTAGGCGTGCGCGGCGATGAGGAAGCCGGCGGTTCCGCAGGCGGGGTCGGTGATGGTGTCGCCCGGCTGGGGCTGCATCACGTCGACCATGGCGTCGATGAGCGCGCGGGGCGTGAAGTACTGGCCGGCGCCGGTCTTGGTGTCCTCGGCGCCCTTGGCCAGCAGGCCCTCGTAGGCGTCGCCCTTGAGGTCGGTGCCCTGGATCGTCCAGTCTTCCTTGCCGATCAGCTCGACCACGAGCTTTTCGAGGAGGGCGGGCTCGGTGATCCGGTTCTGCGCCTTGGCGAAGATCCGGCCGAGGGTGGTACCGGGGCTCTTGCCGAGCTCGGCCAGGATCTCGCGGTAGTGGACTTCGAGCTCGATGCCCTTCTTGGAGGCGAGCGACTGCCAGTCGTACTTGGCGGGTACGACGGTGCGAGCCTCGGCCTCGGTGAAGGGGTCGGAGGCGATCTCGTCGGCCATCTTGAGGAAGAGCAGGTACGAGAGCTGCTCGACGTACTCGATGGTGGACAGGCCGTTGTCCCGGAGGACGTTGCAGTAGTTCCAGAGCTTGGCGACCAGGGTGTTGGTCTGAGCGTGCGCCAGGGCGGGGGATGCGGGGGTCACAGCGGAAGCTCCTGCTGAACGGCGGAGGCGGGTGAGGGGGTTGAGGCGGGGGCCGGCGGCGGCGCCACTTCGGCCGCCTTACGGGGCCGACGCGTGCCCCGCTTGACCTTGCCGCCCTGCGCTTCGCGCTCGGCCCGGATCCGATCGAGCAGCACGGAGGCGGGCTCGTCGGCCGGATCTTGAGCAACAAGCTTCCCGCTGTATGCACGAGCGAGTAGAGCTTGCCTCAGGTGGGCCGCCCTCTTCAACGTCCTTTCGAGTTCCCTTCGAACTCGATCGGAGGCCTGGCTGAACTCGGCGATCTGCGCAACGATCTGCTGTTGAGTAGCCAGAGGAGGCAGTGGTACGGGAATTGCCTCGACCTTGGACTTGTTCAGTGCAGGTTGATTGCCGCCGGAACTAGAACTCCGTGACTGCTGATAGCGCTCCTCGAGTACGAGGTACACGTATTCAGGCAGGATACGCGTCTCTGACACTCGAATCGAAGCGCAATTCTGGTTATGTGTCGCTTCGATGTCAAGAATGGCCACCTGCCCCCTAGTCTTTCCCTCGCCAATCATCGCGATCATGACGGTGCCGGGCGGGTGTAGGCGCGTCCTTCGATTACCGACTGCTTCCTCGCTGATGTGCTCCCGCGTGCTGGAAATCCGACCGAAGCTTACTTCGCCGCTTGATACCCACGGGATCGCGCCAGACCACAGCTCCGGCACCTTGCGGCTTGGCGTAGTCCCGACGTAGACGTTGAAAATGCTGCCTACAGTCGTCCAGAGCCATCCGTCCGGAACGTGCCAAGGGTGCTCATGCGGAGCGAGCCGAGAGCGGGGATGGAATTCTTCGGCTGCATCCCCCCTATTGGGCGGCGGGAGGCCTTCGCCTCGCAGCGCGCGGCGAATCGTTGACTGCCGAAGGTGTGAACTGCGGGCCAGCGAGCCACGCAGTGCAGTACATGCCGCATCGAGGCGGGAGAGGTGGTCTTCGAGGGCCTCGACGATGCGGTGCTGCTCCGCGAGCGGTGGCAGCGGTACTGGGATCGAAGACATGGACGCCTTTGTCAACTTAAGGCGAGTGGTTCCGTTGGCGTAGCCCTCGTAGTTGAAGCTATTCAGGTAGTGGACCACGAAACGCGTGGGCGTAACGTCTTCACGTGCGCGCAGAACGTGGGCATGGTTGTTCACCCATGTGGGGCCTGAAATCCTGTACGCCTTCGGCTTGCTGCGGTCGAAGAATTGCACGCCATCTTCGCCGAGGAGCGCCAATTCCTCTGAGAATAGCGGGCGGTCGATCCATCCGACCTGGCCGGTGGCTCCGTAGTAGGGAATGTTTCCGGGGCGCTTTGCCCTTTCCTTCGCGCTGATCGGAACTCGTTGATTGTCGAGAATCTCTACGATTTCATCGAGGCGAGCCATCGCCCACCCTGCAGGCAGCGCCACATCACTCAAGCCGCTCAAGCCAATTCTCGATTCAACTCACTCAACAAAGACCGTACGTCCCGCCCCGGGAAAGCGTGCTGGAAACCGCGGCCCCCGCCCTTCCCCTTGAAGGGCTCCGCGTTGAACTCCTTCGTGCTGATGCCGACGTCGCTCGCCACCACGTCCCGTATGGACCGCAGCCACCACAGCTGCTCCTCTAAGAATTCCGCCCCGGCCTGGCCCTGCTTCAGCAGCCACGCCTCGAAGCGCTCCTCCACCGTCTCACGGTACGGCCGCAGCTCCTCGTCCACGCCCAGCTCGTACCGGATCAGGGAGATCAGATCCGGTACGCCCGCCTCGCGGCCGGGGGAGTGGGCTGCCACGCCCAGGTCCTCGTAGTAGGTCCAGAGGACCTTCGGGGTCCACGCGAAGTGCGGGCGGCGGATCTCCAGCGCCAGCTCCTGGAGCGCCGCGTACGTCTCCGCCGGGGAGACCGACCGCGGGCTGGTCAGGGCGATGCTGACCGCCGCGATGCGGTCGCGCTCCTCCTTCAGGAGCCGGCTCCATCGGTCGACCTGCTCCTTGGCCCGCTCCTCGCGCGGGATCTCGTTCAGATCCGTCACCGCGACGGGCGTGAACTCGTCGAAGACGTAGTCCTTGTCCCGGCGGATCTCGATGATGTGCCGCCGCAGCTCCGGCCGCTCCGTCAGCGGGGCGATCGCGTTCTCGATCAGCCGCCTGGCCGCCGCCTGGCCGCCCTCGTCCAGCGCACGTTCCTGCCGGTCCGGGTCCACCGCCTTGACGATCGCCCCCGCGATCTCGGACAGCGTCTGCCCGCCCGCAGCCCGCGTCAGCTGCTCACGCTCCTCCGTCGTCAGCTGCTGGTTCAGGCGCGCCAGCCGTCCCGCCAGGATCTCGGCCTCGTTCGCACTGATGGACTTCGTACCGGCCTTGTCGAGCAGCTTGGCGAGCGAAACCTGACCCTCGCCCGCCGGCACCAGCGGCCGGGCGTCCACCAGCGGTGAGTCGGTCACGCCCACCGCGTCCACCAGCACGAAGCGGTCCTTGCGCACCGACGCGTCCGCGTCCGGCGTGACCTCCTGGAGCTCCGTCGCGTCGATGGTCCGGGCGCCTCGCCCCTTCATCTGCTCGAAGAGCACCGCGCTGCGCACCTCGCGCAGGAAGATCACGCACTCCAGGGCCTTCACGTCCGTGCCCGTAGCGATCATGTCGACGGTCACGGCGACCCGCATCCGGGGCGAGGTCCGCAGCGCACGGATCAGCTCGTCCGGGTCCTCGCCGGCCTGGCGGCTCTTGTAGGTGATCTTCTTCGCGAAATCATCTCCACGCCCGAAGATCTCCTTGACCTGGGCCAGTACGTCCTCGGCGTGGTCCTCGCCGACCGCGAAGATCAGCGTCTTCGGCAGCTCGCTCCGGCCCGGGAACCAGCGCTGCCAGTTGTCCCGGTACGCCGTCAGCACAGCCCGGATCTCGTCCACCGTGACCACCGACCGGCCGATCTGCCCGGTCGTGTACGTGAAGTCGTCGTCCAGCTCCTGGTAGCGCTGCCGCCGGGTCTTGCGGTCCTTGATCCGTACCGTCGTACCCGACTCGATCTTCGCGCCGCCGTTCTCGCGCAGGTCGGTCCGCATCCGTACGACGTCGAAGTCGACGTTCACCCCGTCCGCGACGGCCTGCGGATAGGTGTACTCGGAGACCAGGTTGCGGCCGAAGAAGCCGAGGGTCTGGAGCGTGGGTGTGGCGGTCAGGCCGACCAGATGCGCGTCGAAGTACTCCAGGACGCCCCGCCACAGGCCGTAGATCGACCGGTGGCACTCGTCCACGATGATCAGGTCGAAGGACTCGATCGGCACATCGGGGTTGTAGGAGACGTCGATCGGCAGGTCGGTCGCGTATGTGTCCTCGTACGCCTCGCTGTCCGCGGCCTCGTCCGCCTGCTCGTCCTCGGCGAGGGTTTCCCCGCGCAGCAGCGAGTACATCTTCTGGATCGTGCAGATGGTGACCGACGAGGTGTCCTGGAGTCCGGCGGCACCCAGCCGGTCGACGTTGTAGATGTCGGAGAGCTTGCGGCCGTCGTCGGGCGTCGTGAACTTCCGGAACTCGTCGTACGCCTGCCTGCCCAGGTTGTTGCGGTCCACGAGGAACAGGACCCGCCGCGCCTTGGCGTGCTTGAGTAGCCGGTACGTCTGCGCCACGGCTGTGAACGTCTTGCCGGCACCCGTCGCCATCTGGATCAGCGCCCGCGCGCGGTCCTCGCCCAGGGACTTCTCCAGACCGGTGATCGCGTCGATCTGGGCGAGGCGCAGGCCGTTGGCCTCCAGCACGGGCAGTTGGCGCAGAGCCGCGCGGAACGTGAGGGCAGCCGGGTTCTCCTCCGCCCGCCGCATCCACCCGGCGACCGTCTCGGGGCGGTGGAAGGAGAAGACCTCGCGGGAGCGGGCATCAGGGTCGAGCCGGTTGATGAAGTAGGTCTCGGTGCCGGTGGTCGCGTACCGGAACGCGAAGGGCTCCGCCTCGCGCCAGACGGCGAGGCGGTGCTCCTTCAGGACTCCGGACGCGTACCGGTCGTTCTGCTCGACGGCGCTGGAGAGGTGGTCGCCCTCGCGCTTGGCCTCGACCACACCGACGATGTGCCCGTCGACGTACAGGACGTAGTCCGCGCGGCCCGTCGCGAGGGTGAACTCGCGGACCGCCACGCCCTGCCCCGCTTCCGGGTTGACCTGGTCGCGGTCCTGCACGACCCAGCCGGACGCGCGCAGCATCCCGTCGATGGCGTCGCGGGCCTGCACCTCGTTGAGCGGGGCCGGCCGCTGCGCACGGTGGATGATCGCCTCGCGGCGCCTGGCGTCGACCTGCCGGGGCTGCTGACGGGCTGCCTCGTACTTCGCCTGCTGAGTGGTGCGCAGCTCATCGATCTGCGAGGTCAGCTGCTCGACGCGGGCCATCAGCTCGCTCTTGTTCGCGTCGGCGCTGGCGATCAGGTGCTCGGCCTCGGCACGTGCCTTGCGCTCAGCTTCGAGGGCATCGCTGGATTCAGCGAGCCGAGTGCGGGCCTGGGTCAGCGCCTGGCGGTGGCCGTCGAGGGCCTCCCGCAGCTCAGCCAGCTCGACCGGGTCGGTGACCTGCGCGGTGTCACCGGGGTCCGTGGGCGGTACGAACTCCGCGACCGTCCGTCGGCCCTCGATGGCGTCGTGGAACCAGAGGCCGAGTTTGTAGCAGACGCGTACGGCGGCCAGGGCCCTTGCCGTGTCGAACAGGTGGCTGTGCGCGGCCTTGTTCCGGTCACGACGCACCCGGTCGAAGTCATCACGGATCTCGGGGACGAGTACCCCGGCACGCGTCAGCGCGGTCAGCCGGTCGATCTGCCGGTCGCCCTCGACCCGCATGCCGATGCGGGTGATCAGTTCCTCGGCGAGGACCTCACCGAACTGTCCGGCCTGGACCAGGGACGAGTTCGGGTGCGTGAATACCGTGGCTTCCGCCGAAGCGCCGTAAAGGGAGAGCAGCGGCTGGTGTTGGTACAGGACCCCGAAGTTCGGTGATCCCTTCGCGAAGTCGCGGAGCCTGTCGTCCACGGTGTCGGTCCCCCCGAATGCTGGTCTGCGGGTATCCATGGTGCGAAACACAAGAAGACCCTCCGAACAGTAATGACACTGTTTGGAGGGTTTCTTTGGCACTTCCTGCGAAGTGCCCCCGGCAGGATTCGAACCTGCGCACACGGCTCCGGAGGCCGTCGCGAAATTCCGAGTTTCCGCAGGTCAGAGAGCTAGGTGACGCATTGTCAGGCTCGCCGTCCCGCGCATGTCCCGCCAGATTGAAATGTCCAAATGGTGTCAACTGTCAGCTTACGCCCGACTTGCCGGTCTCAGGTAAGCCGCTGGAAATAATCCCACACCCCCGGAGTGTTCCCGCTCGGCAACCACACGAACCGGGGGGTGTCGGGCCTGAAACTGTTCCATACGACAAACGGCGTGACCGAGGTCACGCCGCATCTGGCCGAAGCCGAGGCTGATGTGCAGGCCCTCGTCGAGAGCGCGATGGAGGTCATGCTCGGGGTCAGGTTCCTCGCCACCGAGTACAGCACCGGCCCCGTTCACGGCGGACGCGTCGACTCGCTCGGACTGGACGAGAACGGGGCTCCCGTGGTCGTGGAGTTCAAACGCGCCACTGACCCCGGCGTCCTGTCGCAGGGCCTGTTCTACATGGCGTGGCTGATGGACCACCGCACCGAGTTCCAGGCCCTGGTCCGCGAACGCCTCGGGGCGACGGCCGCCTCGCAGGTGCTGTGGAGCGCGCCCCGGCTGATCTGCGTGGCCGGCGACTTCACCCGCTACGACCTCCACGCGGTCCGCGAGCACCGCCGGTCGATCGACCTGGTGCGGTACAGGCTGTACGGCGAGCACCACATCGCACTCGAGACGGTCGCTTCGGTCGCCGGGCAGGCCAAAGCGGCCCCGCGCCCGCGTCGTCGTGGCGCTGACGCGCCGGCGCCTGAGCGGCGGGCGTCGGGGGCGATGGCGGAGCTGGCGGCAGCGGTGGACGAGGTGCTGCTGGGGCTGGGCGAGGACGTCTCGAAGGTCCGGCGCAAGCAGTACGACGCCTACCAGAGGCTGCGGAACTTCGCCTGCGTCACGGGTCGGCAGGACAAGCTCCTGGTGTACCTCAAGGCTGCCCCGGCGGCGGTCGACCTCGTGCCCGGCTTCACCAGGGACGTGACGGGGCTGGGGCATCACGGCACAGGCGACCTGGAGGTCCAGGTGCGCTCGGAGCGGGACGTGGAGCGTGCGGTGGACCTGTTTCGGCTGTCGTACGCCGCGGCGTAGGTGCTGGGCACGGCTCCGCGTGCTTGGGCGGGGCAGGTCGCCGGGGTGGAATCGGATCCGGGTGAGGGGCCTTTCGACGGGGTGGGCGGGGGGTGGCGGTGGAAGGACCAGGATCCGGAGAATCCCCGGTTTCGGAAACCGGGGATCTGGTGGTATGTGCGCCTCTCCCGACCCACTCGATACGGTGTGATGCTCGGCACAGGTGGGGAGATGTCGTGTTGTGGATCAACTGGAGGCGGCCCGAATGACGAAGCGGCGTTCTGGAGCGGAACTGCCCAGCGACCCGGAAATGGTGCGTATTTCCTTCTCTTACGAGGAACTGGCCCAAGCGGACGAGGCCAACGACACCCTGCAGGCGTGGAGAGTGACACTTTCCGCTCTGGACGAAGAGGAGGAAGAGTCTCCGATCGGGTGGCTGACCTTGTACCGCCTGTGCGACTTCACCAACTACAGCCGTGTCCTGGCGGCGGACGAGATCTCCGGGGAACTGCTGCGCATCGCCGAGGCGGTCCTGGAGGGTGAGGTGTACAGCACGGCCTTCGAAGAAGCGGTGGAGATGCCGGTCGGGGACCTGCTGATCCTGGACCGAGTGGTTCTGGACAGGGCGTGGCGCGGCTTTGGCCTCGGTCCGTTCTTTGCCCAGGAGGCGATCCTCCGCCTGGAGGGCGGTTGTTGTGCCATCGCCTGCGCCCCCGGACCCGCTGAGCGGCCCGATGACGGGCTGGAGCGGTCGCAGGAGGAACACGACGCCGCAACCGCGAAGATCGCTGCCCTGTGGGAGACGATCGGCTTCGAGCCGTTCGAGAAGGGCGTCTACCTGCGCGATGCCGCTGGCGACTTCGGTGAAGAGCTGCAGGCTCGCCGTTCGGAACTGGCGCAGTTGTCGAGCGAGTTCCAGTCGGCTCGGTAGGGACGCCTTCCTATCTGGCTGGAGCGTTCCGGCGGGAGGTCAGCGGGTCGCATGCGCCCTGACCCTCGAAGGAGGGTCAGGGCGCAGACCGGTGACCGGGAGGTCGGTGGCGGCCGAGGTGGCAGGGCCCGCGGGCGGTACGACCCGTGTGCCGGGGTCGTGAACGAGTTCGCCGGCGAGGGTCTCCAGGATGTAGACGGGTGCGTTGCGGAAGCTCGGCACTCCTGGACTGAACGTCGTCCTCGATGCCCATGAGGGGCCACGTCGGAAGCCGGGTCGCCCGTAGGCGTGGGCATCGAACGGATAGGTCTGGTCGGGGGTGTGGCTCGTGGTTCGAGAGGATGGTCTCGTCGATCCAGGTCCTTACCTTCTCCCAGTCGCGATGCTCCTCGAAGAAGGCGTCCAGGACCTTCTCGTGGTTGCCGCGCTCAGCGGAGGCGGGCGCGCGGCTGGGGAGGACGCGCGGGGAGCCGAGAGACGAGAGATGCCCGCCGTGTTACGGAGGGCGGCGGCGAAGCGACGTCGGCCGCTGCGGCGGCGAGTTGGACGAGGAGGTCGTGGGGCACGCCTGCGGAGAGGCGGATGGCCCAGGCGGGTCGGTTCGCGTCGTCGCCGCCGAAGGCGGTCCACTGGTCGTCGGCCGCGTGTGGCAGGAACTCGAAGGCGACGCTGTGGTTTGGGGCTTGCCACGTCGTGCGGGCCGGGTGGCTTGCCACAGACCAGCCGGCCTCCTCCAGAGGAGTGTGGGGTGCTGCTGCGTCTACCGGGAGCGGGACGTCGAGGTGGTCGGTGATCGCGTGGATGAGGGGGACGGGGGTGCCGGCGGTGATGGTCGCCCGCCAGAGCCTCTCGCCCACGGGCCCGTCGTACTCGGCGATCGTCCAGGCGATGTCGGTGCGATGGCGGGCCTCGTGGTCGAACTCGGCCCGGACGGTGAGGCTCTCGTGCACGGCGATGGTCGTCTCGTCACTCCAGGTGCGGTGCTTGACCCACTGCTGGCTCGATTCGAAAAGGGCGTTGAGGAGCCGCTCGTGTTCGCCGGGACCGGCGACCGTCGGCGAGGCCGGCTGCGCTTCGGTGAGCTGGAGCCTGGTCGGCGGTGTGGTCTCGCCGCGGAGGGCTCGGCGGACGCTCTGTTCGAGGTCTGTGAGCGGGGCGGGGCCGGGCCGGACTGCGACGGTGTACAGCCTGTGGAACTCTGCCACGGCCTCAGTCTCGTCCTCGTAGGCCATGGCGACTTGGCGGACGTGGTTCTCTCCGTGAAGGTGGACGTGGCGGCGGACGCCAGTGGCGTACGTGCCCACGGCGACGGTCGTGTGCCCGTCGTTGGCGTGGGCGTGGATGATCAGGCGGCCTTCGGCGATGTCGTCGTGGATGCGCTGGGCTTCGGCACTCACCTCGCGGACTTCGTCGCGGGTGCACCAGGGGAAGGGATAGTTGCCCCAGGTCCATTCCGTGTCGATCTCGTCCTGGAGAGCCGTCTCGATCTCGACGGTGAAGCCGTACCGACTCAGTTGCTTGGCTGCGGTGTTCGCGTAGTACGGCTCCTCGTGGTCGATGCGGGCGAGGACCATGGCGTCCGGTCTGATGCTGCAGAAGCCGAGGTCGTGCAGGTGAGAGCGGGCGGCGTCGCTCGTGGAGCCGGAGGTCGTGGCGATGACGGCCGGGTGGTGGTCTGGGTGGAGGGCGAAGCGGATGAGCGCGTCGGCGGGGGCGTGAGGCATGAGGGGCTTTCGGTCGCGGCGGGAATGGTCATCGGCCTGGCCGGGCTGGGGTTCGTGCGGCGGGGCCAGCTCGTACGGCCGGAGTTCGAGGGGCGGCTGACGGGCGGGATGGGGGCTTCTCGCCCGGGTCGTTGGTGGCGTGGTGCCAGCGGGTCCGGACGGAGGACAGTGCGGAGAGTGCCCGGCGGCTGCCGGTGGCCAGTTGGTGGACGGAGGTCGCCTCGTCCGACGTCAGCGTTGCGATCCGGGCGGCGACCGTGACGGCCTGACTGAGAAGGGCGCGCTGGAGGATCTTCTGGCCCCAGTGCTCGGGAGCCCCGGCGGGATGGGAGACCAGGTCGAGGACCTCGTCAGGGCCGA
Above is a genomic segment from Streptomyces sp. NBC_01233 containing:
- a CDS encoding restriction endonuclease subunit S, with the translated sequence MALPAGWAMARLDEIVEILDNQRVPISAKERAKRPGNIPYYGATGQVGWIDRPLFSEELALLGEDGVQFFDRSKPKAYRISGPTWVNNHAHVLRAREDVTPTRFVVHYLNSFNYEGYANGTTRLKLTKASMSSIPVPLPPLAEQHRIVEALEDHLSRLDAACTALRGSLARSSHLRQSTIRRALRGEGLPPPNRGDAAEEFHPRSRLAPHEHPWHVPDGWLWTTVGSIFNVYVGTTPSRKVPELWSGAIPWVSSGEVSFGRISSTREHISEEAVGNRRTRLHPPGTVMIAMIGEGKTRGQVAILDIEATHNQNCASIRVSETRILPEYVYLVLEERYQQSRSSSSGGNQPALNKSKVEAIPVPLPPLATQQQIVAQIAEFSQASDRVRRELERTLKRAAHLRQALLARAYSGKLVAQDPADEPASVLLDRIRAEREAQGGKVKRGTRRPRKAAEVAPPPAPASTPSPASAVQQELPL
- a CDS encoding DUF317 domain-containing protein is translated as MPHAPADALIRFALHPDHHPAVIATTSGSTSDAARSHLHDLGFCSIRPDAMVLARIDHEEPYYANTAAKQLSRYGFTVEIETALQDEIDTEWTWGNYPFPWCTRDEVREVSAEAQRIHDDIAEGRLIIHAHANDGHTTVAVGTYATGVRRHVHLHGENHVRQVAMAYEDETEAVAEFHRLYTVAVRPGPAPLTDLEQSVRRALRGETTPPTRLQLTEAQPASPTVAGPGEHERLLNALFESSQQWVKHRTWSDETTIAVHESLTVRAEFDHEARHRTDIAWTIAEYDGPVGERLWRATITAGTPVPLIHAITDHLDVPLPVDAAAPHTPLEEAGWSVASHPARTTWQAPNHSVAFEFLPHAADDQWTAFGGDDANRPAWAIRLSAGVPHDLLVQLAAAAADVASPPPSVTRRASLVSRLPARPPQPRARLR
- a CDS encoding type I restriction endonuclease subunit R; translated protein: MDDRLRDFAKGSPNFGVLYQHQPLLSLYGASAEATVFTHPNSSLVQAGQFGEVLAEELITRIGMRVEGDRQIDRLTALTRAGVLVPEIRDDFDRVRRDRNKAAHSHLFDTARALAAVRVCYKLGLWFHDAIEGRRTVAEFVPPTDPGDTAQVTDPVELAELREALDGHRQALTQARTRLAESSDALEAERKARAEAEHLIASADANKSELMARVEQLTSQIDELRTTQQAKYEAARQQPRQVDARRREAIIHRAQRPAPLNEVQARDAIDGMLRASGWVVQDRDQVNPEAGQGVAVREFTLATGRADYVLYVDGHIVGVVEAKREGDHLSSAVEQNDRYASGVLKEHRLAVWREAEPFAFRYATTGTETYFINRLDPDARSREVFSFHRPETVAGWMRRAEENPAALTFRAALRQLPVLEANGLRLAQIDAITGLEKSLGEDRARALIQMATGAGKTFTAVAQTYRLLKHAKARRVLFLVDRNNLGRQAYDEFRKFTTPDDGRKLSDIYNVDRLGAAGLQDTSSVTICTIQKMYSLLRGETLAEDEQADEAADSEAYEDTYATDLPIDVSYNPDVPIESFDLIIVDECHRSIYGLWRGVLEYFDAHLVGLTATPTLQTLGFFGRNLVSEYTYPQAVADGVNVDFDVVRMRTDLRENGGAKIESGTTVRIKDRKTRRQRYQELDDDFTYTTGQIGRSVVTVDEIRAVLTAYRDNWQRWFPGRSELPKTLIFAVGEDHAEDVLAQVKEIFGRGDDFAKKITYKSRQAGEDPDELIRALRTSPRMRVAVTVDMIATGTDVKALECVIFLREVRSAVLFEQMKGRGARTIDATELQEVTPDADASVRKDRFVLVDAVGVTDSPLVDARPLVPAGEGQVSLAKLLDKAGTKSISANEAEILAGRLARLNQQLTTEEREQLTRAAGGQTLSEIAGAIVKAVDPDRQERALDEGGQAAARRLIENAIAPLTERPELRRHIIEIRRDKDYVFDEFTPVAVTDLNEIPREERAKEQVDRWSRLLKEERDRIAAVSIALTSPRSVSPAETYAALQELALEIRRPHFAWTPKVLWTYYEDLGVAAHSPGREAGVPDLISLIRYELGVDEELRPYRETVEERFEAWLLKQGQAGAEFLEEQLWWLRSIRDVVASDVGISTKEFNAEPFKGKGGGRGFQHAFPGRDVRSLLSELNRELA
- a CDS encoding DUF5655 domain-containing protein; protein product: MSGLKLFHTTNGVTEVTPHLAEAEADVQALVESAMEVMLGVRFLATEYSTGPVHGGRVDSLGLDENGAPVVVEFKRATDPGVLSQGLFYMAWLMDHRTEFQALVRERLGATAASQVLWSAPRLICVAGDFTRYDLHAVREHRRSIDLVRYRLYGEHHIALETVASVAGQAKAAPRPRRRGADAPAPERRASGAMAELAAAVDEVLLGLGEDVSKVRRKQYDAYQRLRNFACVTGRQDKLLVYLKAAPAAVDLVPGFTRDVTGLGHHGTGDLEVQVRSERDVERAVDLFRLSYAAA
- a CDS encoding type I restriction-modification system subunit M; this encodes MTPASPALAHAQTNTLVAKLWNYCNVLRDNGLSTIEYVEQLSYLLFLKMADEIASDPFTEAEARTVVPAKYDWQSLASKKGIELEVHYREILAELGKSPGTTLGRIFAKAQNRITEPALLEKLVVELIGKEDWTIQGTDLKGDAYEGLLAKGAEDTKTGAGQYFTPRALIDAMVDVMQPQPGDTITDPACGTAGFLIAAHAYIRKHHMQNLSREERLALGDGKIWGNELVTGTARLAAMNMLLHGIGDADGKSLITEGDALAEQPKQHASLVLANPPFGKKSAITIVGTDGKADKQDISYDRDDFRATTTNKQLNFLQHIMSLMEMNGRAAVVLPDNVLFEGGAGEKIRRRLLEDFDLHTILRLPTGIFYAGGVKANVLFFEKKPPRSGGAHNTSKLWVYDFRTAKHFTLKQHPLTRAALEEFVEAYLPGKDRSERVETERFKCFEYDELIARDKVNLDITWMKDPALDDADSLLPPEVIAQEIVEDLQAALSEFAAIAEALGGEISVDTDEIQPGEGA